A single genomic interval of Natronoarchaeum philippinense harbors:
- a CDS encoding biotin--[acetyl-CoA-carboxylase] ligase — MNDTRKAVLDALDDGPVTGPDLAAQLDVSRAAVWKHVEALREDGFEIDSGDDGYRLESVPEFGGPAVEYGLDAPFDVEYHESVPSTNVVARELADDGASDVAVLADEQTGGKGRLDREWTSPSGGVWLSVVLRPDLPPARVPMLTLAAAVAATDAAREAGVDAEIKWPNDVLVGDRKLVGILTEMEGEADRVSWVIPGIGVNANIPADELPEGAVSLQTEVGPVERRLFVQRLLERLDELRSDPDAILDAWRERSATLGQEVRVETPEGIVEGVAKDVDLPGTLLVETDDGVERIHAGDCEHLRPA, encoded by the coding sequence ATGAACGACACGCGCAAGGCCGTCCTCGACGCGCTCGACGACGGCCCGGTGACCGGACCCGATCTAGCGGCGCAACTCGACGTTTCGCGGGCGGCGGTCTGGAAGCACGTCGAGGCGCTCCGCGAGGACGGCTTCGAGATCGACAGTGGCGACGACGGCTACCGGCTGGAGTCGGTGCCGGAGTTTGGTGGCCCTGCGGTCGAGTACGGACTCGACGCGCCCTTCGATGTCGAGTACCACGAGAGCGTCCCGAGCACCAACGTCGTCGCCCGAGAGCTCGCCGACGACGGCGCCAGCGACGTGGCCGTACTCGCCGACGAACAGACCGGCGGAAAAGGACGACTCGACCGCGAGTGGACCTCGCCAAGCGGCGGCGTCTGGCTGAGTGTCGTTCTCCGGCCCGATCTGCCACCCGCCCGCGTTCCGATGCTGACACTCGCGGCGGCGGTCGCGGCGACCGACGCCGCCCGCGAAGCTGGCGTCGACGCCGAAATCAAGTGGCCCAACGACGTGCTCGTCGGCGACCGCAAGCTCGTCGGCATCCTCACCGAGATGGAAGGCGAGGCCGACCGAGTCTCGTGGGTCATCCCCGGCATCGGCGTCAACGCGAACATCCCCGCCGACGAGTTGCCCGAGGGCGCCGTCAGCCTCCAGACCGAGGTCGGTCCCGTCGAGCGCCGGTTGTTCGTCCAGCGCCTGCTCGAACGACTCGACGAGCTTCGGTCCGATCCGGACGCCATCCTCGACGCGTGGCGCGAGCGGTCGGCGACGCTCGGTCAGGAGGTTCGTGTCGAGACGCCAGAGGGCATCGTCGAGGGAGTAGCGAAAGATGTCGACCTCCCGGGAACGCTGCTCGTCGAAACCGACGACGGCGTCGAGCGCATCCACGCGGGCGACTGCGAGCACCTCCGCCCGGCCTGA
- a CDS encoding ABC transporter ATP-binding protein, whose translation MIEVDSLRKEYSGFVAVEDSSFSVEAGEVFGIVGPNGAGKTTTLKMLAGLIEPTSGDATVAGVRAGETEMRQNLGWVPEESPLYEDMTAHSYLRFFADLYDVPRDLADERITEALDRLDLEHRERAIGDMSKGMKRKVAIARALVNDPDVLIFDEPASGLDPLTTNYIIEFVRELSEEGRTVVFSAHNLFHVESLCDRLVVMNRGEIIARGSLDEIRERHGTTEYRVYTDVEVAGSVQENGRYRRVVESMDAVERTRESAQAKDGAVVDIQTHEPSLEEIFLEIAGESPQEAEA comes from the coding sequence GTGATCGAGGTCGACTCGCTACGGAAGGAGTACAGCGGGTTCGTCGCCGTTGAGGACAGCAGTTTCTCGGTCGAGGCCGGCGAGGTGTTCGGCATCGTCGGTCCGAACGGCGCGGGCAAGACGACGACGCTGAAGATGCTCGCCGGGTTGATCGAGCCGACCAGCGGCGACGCCACGGTCGCCGGCGTCCGGGCCGGCGAGACGGAGATGCGCCAAAATCTCGGGTGGGTCCCCGAGGAGTCGCCGCTGTACGAGGACATGACCGCCCACTCGTATCTGCGCTTTTTCGCCGATCTCTACGACGTGCCCCGTGATCTCGCGGACGAGCGGATCACCGAGGCGCTGGATCGGCTGGACTTGGAGCACCGCGAGCGCGCCATCGGCGACATGTCCAAGGGGATGAAACGCAAGGTCGCCATCGCCCGCGCGCTGGTCAACGATCCGGACGTGCTGATCTTCGACGAACCCGCCAGCGGCCTCGACCCGCTGACGACCAACTACATCATCGAGTTCGTCCGCGAGCTGAGCGAGGAGGGTCGAACCGTCGTGTTCAGCGCGCACAACCTGTTCCACGTCGAGAGCCTCTGCGATCGGCTCGTCGTGATGAACCGCGGCGAGATCATCGCGCGCGGCTCGCTCGACGAGATCCGCGAGCGCCACGGCACCACCGAGTACCGCGTCTACACCGATGTCGAGGTTGCAGGCAGTGTTCAGGAGAACGGCCGTTACCGACGCGTCGTCGAGTCGATGGACGCCGTCGAGCGGACCCGAGAGAGCGCGCAGGCAAAGGACGGTGCCGTCGTCGACATCCAGACCCACGAGCCGAGCCTCGAAGAGATTTTCCTAGAAATTGCCGGCGAATCGCCACAGGAGGCCGAGGCGTGA
- the psmB gene encoding archaeal proteasome endopeptidase complex subunit beta — protein sequence MRTPMHDNEFSRNRDRLSGADDDPLGPSLGSLPEPQFSEAELENVNKTGTTTVGLTTDDGVVVATDMRASLGGRFVSSKDVQKVEQIHPSAVLTLVGSVGGAQSFIKYLRVESNLYETRRGEQMSMEALSTLAGNFARGGPFFAIHPILAGVDDEGSHVYSIDPAGGVVADDYTVTGSGMQVAYGTLEQYYEEGLSNDEAKEVAARAVKSAVERDTGSGNGVFLAEVTDEEVTIQGHKDFDDVL from the coding sequence ATGCGAACCCCGATGCACGACAACGAGTTCTCTCGCAACCGCGACCGGCTGTCGGGTGCAGACGACGACCCGCTTGGCCCTTCGCTCGGCTCGCTCCCCGAGCCCCAGTTCTCCGAAGCGGAACTCGAGAACGTCAACAAGACCGGAACGACGACCGTTGGCCTGACGACCGACGACGGCGTCGTCGTCGCCACGGACATGCGCGCCAGCCTCGGCGGCCGATTCGTCTCCAGCAAGGACGTCCAGAAGGTCGAGCAGATCCATCCCAGCGCCGTCCTGACGCTGGTCGGCTCGGTCGGCGGTGCCCAGTCGTTCATCAAGTACCTCCGCGTCGAGTCGAACCTCTATGAAACGCGCCGCGGCGAACAGATGAGCATGGAAGCGCTGTCGACGCTAGCGGGCAACTTCGCCCGCGGCGGGCCGTTTTTCGCCATCCACCCGATTCTGGCTGGCGTCGACGACGAGGGGAGTCACGTCTACAGCATCGACCCCGCCGGCGGCGTCGTCGCGGACGACTACACCGTCACCGGCAGCGGGATGCAGGTCGCCTACGGTACTCTCGAACAGTACTACGAGGAAGGCCTCTCGAACGACGAGGCAAAGGAAGTCGCCGCGCGCGCGGTCAAAAGTGCCGTCGAGCGCGACACCGGCAGCGGTAACGGCGTCTTCCTCGCCGAAGTGACCGACGAGGAGGTCACCATTCAGGGCCACAAGGACTTCGACGACGTGCTGTAA
- a CDS encoding winged helix-turn-helix transcriptional regulator — translation MSSDLQQTRADAQDEKSGPCAVIKSFDQIGSQWRLVVLHDLQGAEKRFNELKRSTDASSRTLSRVLDDLEDLGFVDRRMEEDAPVATYYSLTDKGRSLCPVFDEIEDWAGDWLDE, via the coding sequence ATGTCATCTGACCTCCAGCAGACGCGAGCGGACGCCCAAGACGAGAAAAGTGGTCCCTGTGCGGTTATTAAGTCGTTCGACCAGATCGGGTCCCAGTGGCGACTCGTTGTCCTCCACGACCTGCAGGGCGCGGAAAAACGGTTCAACGAGCTGAAACGGTCGACGGACGCGAGCTCGCGGACGCTCTCGCGCGTGCTCGACGATCTCGAAGACCTCGGCTTCGTCGACCGGCGCATGGAAGAAGACGCACCGGTCGCTACCTACTACAGTCTCACCGACAAGGGCAGATCGCTCTGTCCCGTCTTCGACGAGATCGAAGACTGGGCCGGCGATTGGCTCGACGAATAG
- a CDS encoding CBS domain-containing protein, whose product MELPTPADLRERRNELGLTQSELADRAEVSQPLIARIEGGDVDPRLSTLRRIVNALAEAETGIVRAEDLMHEDVIRVAPDDELRVAVHRMEEEAYSQLPVLQDGIPVGSISQSDLVHADEDDRAESVREFMSESFPTVSEDTTLDEITSLLEHYKAVMVTDRGETVGIITEADIAGRLS is encoded by the coding sequence ATGGAACTGCCGACGCCGGCCGATCTCCGGGAGCGCCGGAACGAACTCGGGTTGACCCAGAGCGAACTGGCCGATAGAGCCGAGGTCTCCCAGCCGTTGATCGCCCGGATCGAGGGCGGTGACGTCGACCCCCGGCTCTCGACGCTGCGGCGGATCGTCAACGCGCTGGCGGAAGCAGAGACGGGGATCGTCCGCGCCGAAGACCTCATGCACGAGGACGTGATCCGGGTCGCCCCCGACGACGAGCTGCGAGTCGCCGTGCATCGGATGGAAGAGGAGGCCTACTCCCAGCTTCCCGTTCTGCAGGACGGCATCCCCGTCGGCAGCATCAGCCAGAGCGATCTGGTCCACGCCGACGAGGACGACCGCGCCGAATCCGTCCGCGAGTTCATGAGCGAGAGCTTCCCGACCGTCTCCGAGGACACGACGCTCGACGAGATTACGAGCCTGCTCGAACACTACAAGGCGGTGATGGTGACTGATCGCGGGGAGACTGTCGGCATCATCACGGAAGCCGACATCGCCGGCCGACTCTCGTGA
- a CDS encoding DUF5805 domain-containing protein yields the protein MTTDRDVDTSRTAVKTYVPAYQKRRWADHADELGMSQSEFVRTMVQAGRSGFSPSEDAEITREEAPSGRKSDDVPDSSDRPSEEPTSTDVTPGVETGKTGSSEPRGGGTPGLTNRVLEVLDREGVLSWDDLLDAVTDDIEGQLDEAIQELQSENRVRYSGREGGYTLADRS from the coding sequence GTGACGACAGATCGAGACGTGGACACGTCCCGGACGGCCGTGAAGACGTACGTCCCCGCGTATCAAAAGCGTCGGTGGGCCGACCACGCCGACGAGTTGGGCATGAGCCAGAGCGAGTTCGTCCGAACGATGGTCCAAGCCGGCCGCAGTGGGTTTTCGCCGTCCGAGGACGCCGAAATCACCCGTGAGGAGGCACCGAGCGGTCGGAAATCCGACGATGTTCCGGATTCCTCAGACCGACCTAGCGAGGAACCCACTTCTACGGACGTAACCCCTGGGGTTGAGACCGGGAAGACGGGGTCCTCTGAGCCCCGCGGTGGTGGCACGCCGGGACTCACCAACCGAGTGCTCGAAGTGCTCGACCGCGAGGGCGTGCTCTCGTGGGACGATCTCCTCGACGCCGTGACCGACGACATCGAAGGGCAACTCGACGAGGCGATTCAGGAACTACAATCGGAGAATCGAGTCCGCTACAGCGGTCGAGAAGGCGGGTACACGCTGGCCGACCGATCATGA
- a CDS encoding tyrosine-type recombinase/integrase, translated as MSGGVQTDTEDVEDPVAYFLQDVGYHGKTERTQDAYERVLRDFEAFLTEGTARTTSGLTVDEATHRDCMEWVHTKRGELADSTIATYASYLHRFYGYMTQVGVFDANPMTIVVEQMDESIDTDPARREISVPEMQAFVRGIEHPLDRAVIVTLLKTGLRAGELCNLDRRDLHLPAAPDAEDAPVRATIDGRPRSLYVSPKPRQGVEVNGERRTESNKRKRETVVPVDEELSAILVRWLAIRPDAVSPAEPLFVGTRDGWGQRLSIDTVHRIVTDHARDRGWYRTGGGAAENVTPHYFRHFFTTHLRSETGDRGIVKYLRGDVAEDVIDTYTHNWGDRVRETYEGKIYSLLD; from the coding sequence ATGAGTGGGGGCGTCCAGACCGACACCGAGGATGTCGAGGATCCGGTCGCGTACTTCCTGCAGGACGTAGGGTATCACGGGAAGACGGAGCGGACACAGGACGCCTACGAGCGCGTGCTGCGGGATTTCGAGGCGTTTCTCACAGAGGGAACTGCCCGAACGACGAGCGGTCTGACGGTCGATGAAGCGACACACAGAGACTGTATGGAGTGGGTACATACGAAGCGTGGCGAGCTGGCCGACAGCACGATCGCCACCTACGCCTCGTATCTCCACCGGTTCTACGGGTACATGACGCAGGTCGGCGTGTTCGACGCGAACCCGATGACGATCGTCGTCGAGCAGATGGACGAGTCTATCGACACTGACCCGGCGCGGCGGGAGATTTCGGTCCCCGAGATGCAGGCGTTCGTACGCGGTATCGAACATCCGCTGGATAGGGCAGTGATCGTTACCTTGCTGAAGACGGGACTCAGAGCCGGCGAGCTCTGCAATCTCGACCGCAGGGATCTACACTTGCCTGCGGCGCCGGACGCCGAAGACGCGCCGGTCAGAGCGACGATCGATGGGCGACCGAGATCGCTCTACGTTTCGCCGAAACCGCGACAAGGCGTCGAGGTCAACGGCGAACGCCGTACCGAATCGAACAAGCGAAAACGCGAGACGGTCGTTCCGGTCGACGAGGAGCTTTCGGCAATCCTCGTTCGGTGGTTGGCCATCCGCCCGGACGCCGTGTCGCCGGCCGAACCGCTGTTCGTCGGCACGCGAGACGGGTGGGGCCAGCGGCTCTCGATCGACACGGTCCACCGAATCGTCACGGACCATGCCCGCGATCGGGGGTGGTATCGCACCGGTGGCGGCGCCGCCGAGAACGTGACACCGCATTACTTCCGGCACTTTTTCACCACGCATCTGCGCAGCGAGACGGGAGATCGGGGGATCGTGAAGTACCTCCGCGGCGACGTTGCCGAGGACGTGATCGACACGTACACCCACAACTGGGGCGATCGGGTCCGCGAGACATACGAGGGCAAGATCTACTCGCTGTTGGACTAG
- a CDS encoding DUF502 domain-containing protein yields the protein MDWLKRDLGSGLVVLLPILVLVAAVRWLYTRLAALPLVDGVQPPVAGVALSLLLIVTCVFSIGYLMRTALGTVLSMRLDSMMNRVPGLRVVYNASKMAVETAVMNSDGLERPVKLELWGDLRLTGFQTGQESDEGNPVVFVPTSPNVTSGVVVEVDQEDVIETDESVEDALTRVLSAGFGEKNGPRNASENLFSTSDDD from the coding sequence ATGGACTGGCTGAAACGAGATCTGGGGAGCGGGCTCGTCGTCTTGCTTCCGATTCTCGTCCTCGTCGCCGCGGTTCGGTGGCTCTACACGAGGCTCGCCGCCCTCCCGCTGGTCGACGGCGTCCAGCCGCCGGTGGCCGGGGTGGCGCTCAGCCTACTACTGATCGTCACCTGCGTGTTCAGCATCGGCTACCTGATGCGCACGGCGCTCGGAACGGTGTTGTCGATGCGACTCGACTCCATGATGAATCGCGTTCCCGGCCTTCGCGTCGTCTATAACGCCTCGAAGATGGCGGTCGAAACGGCCGTGATGAACAGCGACGGTCTGGAGCGGCCCGTCAAACTCGAACTGTGGGGCGACCTCCGCCTGACGGGGTTCCAGACGGGCCAAGAGTCCGACGAGGGTAATCCGGTCGTGTTCGTCCCCACCTCACCGAACGTGACCAGCGGCGTCGTCGTGGAGGTCGACCAAGAGGACGTGATCGAAACGGACGAATCCGTCGAGGACGCGCTGACACGCGTGCTGAGTGCCGGATTCGGAGAGAAAAACGGACCGAGAAACGCCTCCGAAAACCTGTTTTCGACATCGGACGACGACTGA
- a CDS encoding amidohydrolase family protein: MELEGTVLRGRAFDPIEGRVVVEDGEIVSIEETTTDSGDVILPAFVNAHTHLGDSIAKEAGGGLTLEELVAPPDGLKHRLLDAADRAELVEGMTRSLRFMQATGTSTCIEFREGGVPGVEMIEDAASGVDLDPVVLGRETADAMRASDGFGASGANDAEFEHERRATREAGKLFGIHAGEVDSTDIDAALDLDPDFLVHMVHPEPYQLDRVDDSEVPIVLCPRSNVVTDVGLPPAGELAERTTLALGTDNVMTNSPSMFREMAFAAKLLDLPAEDVLRMATVNGAEIAGLNRGVVAEGRDAKLLVLDGDSDNLTGARDVVRAVVRRAGQGDIKRVLL, translated from the coding sequence ATGGAACTTGAAGGGACCGTCCTTCGCGGGCGCGCGTTCGACCCGATCGAGGGCCGCGTCGTGGTCGAGGACGGCGAGATCGTATCGATCGAGGAGACGACGACCGACAGCGGCGACGTGATTCTGCCGGCGTTCGTCAACGCGCACACTCACCTCGGCGACTCGATCGCAAAGGAGGCCGGCGGCGGGCTGACGCTGGAAGAACTCGTCGCTCCCCCGGACGGACTGAAACACCGACTGCTCGACGCCGCCGACCGGGCCGAACTGGTCGAGGGGATGACGCGCTCGCTGCGATTCATGCAGGCGACCGGGACGAGCACGTGCATCGAGTTCCGCGAGGGCGGCGTCCCGGGCGTCGAGATGATCGAGGATGCCGCCAGCGGCGTCGACCTCGACCCGGTCGTGCTGGGACGAGAGACCGCCGACGCCATGCGGGCCAGCGACGGGTTCGGCGCCAGCGGCGCCAACGACGCCGAGTTCGAGCACGAGCGCCGGGCCACCCGCGAGGCCGGGAAACTCTTCGGCATTCACGCCGGCGAAGTCGACAGCACCGACATCGACGCCGCGCTCGATCTCGATCCGGACTTTCTGGTCCACATGGTCCACCCCGAGCCCTACCAGCTCGATCGAGTCGACGACAGCGAGGTGCCGATCGTGCTCTGCCCGCGCTCGAACGTCGTGACCGACGTGGGGCTGCCACCCGCCGGCGAGCTCGCCGAGCGGACGACGCTCGCGCTCGGAACTGACAACGTGATGACGAACAGCCCCTCGATGTTCCGGGAGATGGCCTTTGCCGCCAAGCTACTCGATCTCCCCGCCGAGGACGTGCTCCGGATGGCGACGGTCAACGGCGCCGAGATCGCCGGGCTGAATCGCGGCGTCGTCGCCGAGGGCAGAGACGCGAAGCTGCTGGTGCTGGACGGCGACTCGGACAATCTCACCGGTGCCCGTGACGTGGTGCGTGCTGTCGTCCGACGCGCCGGACAGGGCGATATAAAGCGTGTGCTGCTATAG
- a CDS encoding HD domain-containing protein yields the protein MTTIKDSVHDHIAVEGVASALLDTAAVQRLRRIAQLGTVSLVYPSANHTRFEHSLGVYHLACEALDHLGVHGQQAERVKAAALLHDIGHCPFSHNVEELVYRHTGKYHDDVEELLASSPVGDVLRANDLDPSAVAGLIAGEGQYGQLVSGELDVDRMDYLVRDAHHTGVPYGTIDHERLVRELTFLDGELVLAEGNVQTAESLLVARALMNPTVYSHPVARIGKTMLRRATEHLLEAGASTAAEVRRMDDYDLIAALRGNERTERYARAIDDRDLFKRAVWAEFDDVPDSLLSADHDRVRDLEADIAGRAGVDPEHVVIDVPSRPSMTESTSRVVVNGDIRHLGEQSPLVDALRAAQRSQWRFGVYAPDAVTESVGGAAASVLGLETDGGLVTEVRRGDYATLEEFGHGE from the coding sequence ATGACCACGATCAAGGACAGCGTCCACGATCACATCGCGGTCGAGGGCGTCGCGTCGGCGCTGCTCGACACCGCCGCGGTCCAGCGGCTTCGACGGATCGCGCAGTTGGGGACGGTGTCGCTGGTCTACCCCTCCGCGAACCACACCCGGTTCGAGCACAGTCTCGGGGTCTATCACCTCGCCTGCGAGGCGCTCGATCACCTCGGCGTTCACGGGCAGCAGGCCGAACGCGTCAAAGCCGCGGCGCTGCTACACGATATCGGTCACTGCCCCTTTAGCCACAACGTCGAGGAGTTGGTGTATCGTCACACCGGCAAGTACCACGACGATGTCGAGGAACTGCTAGCGTCGAGCCCCGTCGGCGACGTGCTCCGCGCGAACGACCTCGATCCCAGTGCAGTCGCCGGGTTGATCGCCGGCGAGGGCCAGTACGGCCAGCTCGTCTCGGGGGAACTCGACGTGGACCGGATGGACTACCTCGTTCGGGACGCCCACCACACCGGCGTTCCCTACGGGACGATCGACCACGAGCGCCTCGTACGCGAGCTGACCTTCCTCGACGGCGAACTCGTTCTCGCGGAAGGCAACGTCCAGACGGCCGAGAGCCTGCTGGTCGCCCGCGCGCTGATGAACCCGACGGTGTACAGCCACCCGGTCGCCCGGATCGGCAAGACGATGCTTCGCCGGGCGACCGAGCACCTGCTCGAAGCGGGTGCCAGCACGGCCGCCGAGGTCCGGCGGATGGACGATTACGATCTGATCGCCGCCCTACGCGGGAACGAGCGCACCGAGCGCTACGCCCGGGCGATCGACGATCGGGACCTGTTCAAGCGCGCCGTCTGGGCCGAGTTCGACGACGTGCCGGACTCGCTGCTGTCGGCCGACCACGACCGCGTCCGCGATCTGGAGGCCGATATCGCCGGCCGGGCGGGCGTCGACCCCGAGCACGTCGTGATCGACGTTCCCTCGCGCCCGTCGATGACCGAGTCGACCTCGCGCGTCGTCGTCAACGGCGATATCAGGCATCTCGGCGAGCAGTCTCCGCTGGTCGACGCCCTGCGGGCCGCCCAGCGCTCCCAGTGGCGCTTTGGCGTCTACGCGCCCGATGCGGTGACAGAGAGCGTCGGCGGCGCCGCGGCGTCCGTGCTCGGACTGGAGACCGACGGCGGACTCGTCACCGAAGTGCGTCGGGGAGACTACGCCACCCTCGAAGAGTTCGGCCACGGGGAATAG
- a CDS encoding DUF555 domain-containing protein gives MSNYLVAMEAAWLVRDVGEIDDAIGVAVSEAGKRLNEESMDYVEVEVGATGCPACGEPFDSAFIAADTALVGLLLEMKVFNADSTEHAQRIAKSEVGGALRDVPLSVVETIEYEDDEELES, from the coding sequence ATGAGCAACTACCTCGTTGCGATGGAAGCGGCATGGTTGGTGCGCGATGTCGGCGAGATCGACGACGCGATCGGCGTCGCGGTCAGCGAAGCCGGCAAGCGCCTGAACGAAGAGAGCATGGACTACGTCGAGGTCGAAGTGGGTGCGACGGGGTGTCCGGCATGTGGCGAGCCGTTCGACTCTGCATTTATCGCCGCCGACACCGCGCTGGTCGGTCTTCTCTTGGAAATGAAGGTGTTCAACGCCGACAGCACCGAGCACGCCCAGCGAATCGCCAAAAGCGAGGTCGGTGGCGCGCTGCGGGACGTTCCGCTGTCGGTCGTCGAGACGATCGAGTACGAGGACGACGAAGAACTCGAGTCTTAG
- a CDS encoding DoxX family membrane protein: protein MNGVTPLFLSGPGASEAFLVARVLFGVVLAFMGLNHFQNADSMSGYAEMKGVPAASLAVPFTGGMLLFGGLGILLGVFPVLAAGAIVAFLVVTTPLMHDFWAVPEDQQQDEMTAFLKNVAMLGAALAFLAAGSAEWAYAVGVGL, encoded by the coding sequence ATGAACGGCGTCACCCCGCTGTTCCTGAGCGGCCCGGGCGCCAGCGAGGCGTTTCTCGTTGCCCGGGTGCTGTTCGGCGTCGTACTGGCATTTATGGGACTGAACCACTTCCAGAACGCCGACTCGATGAGCGGGTACGCCGAGATGAAGGGCGTTCCGGCGGCCTCGCTCGCAGTGCCGTTTACCGGCGGGATGTTGCTCTTCGGCGGCCTCGGCATCTTGCTCGGCGTCTTTCCGGTGCTCGCGGCCGGCGCGATCGTCGCGTTCCTCGTCGTGACGACGCCGCTGATGCACGACTTCTGGGCAGTCCCCGAAGACCAGCAACAAGACGAGATGACCGCCTTCCTCAAGAACGTCGCAATGCTCGGCGCCGCGCTGGCGTTTCTGGCGGCCGGGAGTGCTGAGTGGGCCTACGCCGTCGGCGTCGGCCTCTGA
- a CDS encoding tyrosine--tRNA ligase, with protein sequence MDDYDLITRNAEEVVTEEEVEDLAADPEGKRAYVGYEPSGVLHVGHLLTANKLIDLQEAGMDVVVLLADVHAYLNGKGTFEEIRETAEQMREQFLAYGLDAEQTEFVYGSEYQLDEDFVLDVHQMELSTSLNRAQRAMAELQGGDTAKVSHLVYPLMQALDIEYLDVDLAVGGLDQRKVHMLAREELPDLDYDVRPALHTPIIADLTTGEGKMASSAGVTISMEDSADELEDKINSAYCPPTADPEPTEDGVERENPVLELFQYHVFPRFDAVTVERPDEYGGNVTYEDYEELAEALENGELHPADAKGTLAAYLDDLIAPGRERLDELRA encoded by the coding sequence ATGGACGACTACGATCTGATTACGCGCAACGCCGAGGAGGTCGTCACCGAGGAGGAGGTCGAGGACCTCGCAGCCGACCCCGAGGGCAAGCGCGCCTACGTCGGCTACGAGCCCTCCGGCGTGCTCCACGTTGGCCACCTGCTGACCGCGAACAAGCTGATCGACCTGCAGGAGGCCGGCATGGATGTCGTCGTGTTGCTCGCCGACGTGCACGCCTACCTCAACGGCAAGGGCACGTTCGAGGAGATCCGCGAGACGGCCGAGCAGATGCGCGAGCAGTTCCTCGCGTACGGCCTCGACGCCGAGCAGACCGAGTTCGTCTACGGCTCGGAGTACCAACTCGACGAGGACTTCGTGCTCGACGTACACCAGATGGAGCTGTCGACCTCGCTCAACCGAGCCCAGCGCGCGATGGCCGAACTGCAGGGCGGCGACACCGCGAAAGTCTCGCATCTCGTCTACCCGCTGATGCAGGCGCTCGACATCGAGTACCTCGACGTGGATCTCGCGGTCGGCGGTCTCGACCAGCGCAAGGTTCACATGCTCGCCCGCGAGGAGCTTCCGGATCTCGACTACGACGTGCGCCCCGCGCTGCACACGCCGATCATCGCCGACCTGACGACCGGCGAGGGCAAGATGGCCTCCAGCGCCGGCGTGACGATCTCGATGGAGGATTCGGCCGACGAGCTCGAAGACAAGATCAACTCGGCGTACTGCCCGCCGACCGCGGACCCCGAGCCGACCGAGGACGGCGTCGAGCGCGAAAACCCCGTGCTCGAACTGTTCCAGTACCACGTGTTCCCCCGCTTCGACGCCGTGACCGTCGAGCGCCCCGACGAGTACGGCGGTAACGTCACCTACGAGGACTACGAGGAACTGGCCGAGGCCCTCGAGAACGGCGAGCTTCACCCGGCCGACGCCAAGGGCACGCTCGCGGCGTATCTCGACGACCTGATCGCGCCCGGCCGCGAGCGACTCGACGAGCTTCGCGCGTAA